In Vidua chalybeata isolate OUT-0048 chromosome 4, bVidCha1 merged haplotype, whole genome shotgun sequence, the genomic window TTCCTGGCCGCGGGGGTGCCGGGGCTGCACCGTCTCACCGACCTGGTCCGGCACAGCCTCCGCGAGAGCTCCGTGTTCTCCCCACCGGGCCGACCCCGCCGCCGCTTTTTCGGGGTGTCCAGCACTggggggctgcctggggagccCCCGcgggggcagctgctgctgcaccaggTGACGCTGGAGCCGCCGGCGGTGCTGGAGGCGACGCTGGAGTCGGGCagcgcggcgggggcgcggcgcGGGAGGCTGGCGGGGCCGGCGCTGAGCGCGGCGCTGGCCCGGCACGCGGCCGCCTTTGAGCAACGCTTCGAGGACACCTTCGGGCTGGGGGCGCGCGGGGCGTCCCTCCCGCAGCGCCGCTTCGCCCAGGCCGCGCTCAGCGAGATGCTGGGCGGGATCGGCTTCTTCCACGGCCGCTCCCTGCTGCGCTCGGAGCACCGGGAAGAGCCGGTGCCCGGCATGGAGTCCACGCTGTTCACGGCCGTGCCCTCGCGCTCCTGCTTCCCGCGCGGCTTCCTGTGGGATGAGGGcttccacctgctgctgctgggccgCTGGGACCCCGCGCTGGCCCGCGACATCCTCGCCCACTGGCTCGACCTCCTGAACGCCGACGGCTGGATCCCGCGGGAGCAGATCCTGGGGGAGGAGGCGCGGTCCCGCGTGCCCCCCGAGTTCGTGCTGCAGCACAGCGAGACGGCGAACCCCCCGACGCTGCTGCTGGCGCTGGAGCGGCTGCTGCCCGACGCGCCCCTGCCCTACCTGCGCCGCCTCTTCCCGCGCCTGCGCGCCTGGTTCGAGTGGCTGAACCGCACCCAGGCCGGCCCCGAGCCCTTCACCTTCCGCTGGCGCGGCCGCGACGCCGACCCCGAGCGCTTCCTGAACCCCAAGACCCTGTCGTCGGGGCTGGACGATTACCCCCGCGCCTCCCACCCGTCAGCCCAGGAGCGGCACCTGGACCTGCGCTGCTGGATGGCGCTGGGCGCCCGCGCGCTGGCAGCGCTGGCCGAGCGCCTGGGTGAGCCCCCCGCGCCCTATCGCGACATGGCCGCGGCCCTGAGCGACAACGACCTGCTGGACCGGCTGCACTGGGCGCCCGAGCTGGGCGCCTTCGCTGACTTCGGCAATCACAGCGAGGCCGTGGCTCTGCGCTGGCACCGCCCGGCCGCCGCGCCCGGCCggcccccgccggccccgctgctGCGGCGGGAGGTGCGGGAGGCGCCGCGGCCGCGGTTTGTGGGCGCTCTGGGCTACGTGAGCCTGTtcccgctgctgctgcagctgctccggGCGGACTCCCCGCGGCTGCCGGCGCTGCTGGGCTCCATGCGCAGCGAGAAGCAGCTGTGGACGCCCTTCGGGCTGCGCTCGCTGGCCCGCGACAGCCCCATGTACCTGCGCCGCAACACCGAGCACGACCCGCCGTACTGGCGCGGCTCCGTCTGGGTCAACATCAACTTCCTGGCGCTGCGGGCGCTGCGCGGCTAcgcgcgggcggcggggccgcacCGGGAGCGCGCGGCCCAGCTGTACCGGGAGCTGCGCCACAACCTCGTGGCCAACGTGTTCCGGCAGTACGAGGCCACCGGCTTCCTCTGGGAGCACTATCGGGACAGCGACGGCACCGGGCAGGGTTGCCACCCTTTCGCCGGCTGGTCCGCGCTCGTTGTGCTGGCCATGGCTGAGGACTATTAATGTGGGGGGGGTCTCCGTGCCCCCTGCCTGCCTGGCGTGCTCAGGGCCAGGGGAGGTGTTGGGGAGCTGTGCCAGACCCCCCACTGCCTCCCCTGCAATAAACCTCCACAACTGTAGCCTCTTGCCACCCGTGTCAGGGTGTCACGGTGTCACCTCTGCTGACACCAGGTCAGTCTGGTGCCcccatggcacagggtgggggAAGTTTTGCCCCTTCCTGTGGAGTCGGGGGTCGCCACCCAGCCCAGTGCACCCGTCACAAGGGTCAATGGTATTTCCACATCTCTTTATTGGTGAGGGAACGTGCCAGGAGCACCCACCCCCGTGGTCTTGGGCACCCCCTGGGTGATGGGGCCCCCCCGGGCAGCAGCACCGGGATCACAGGGGAGGCCCCAGGAGCAGtttggaggggagggggctgcagcaggacccCACCACACTGCAAGGTGGGTGTCAGTCGGGGTGAGGGGCTCCCCAGGGGCTCTGTGATGAGTCCAGACCCCAGTTGGGGGTCTTGGTGGGGGGGGCTCAGACAGGCAGCACAGGTGAGCCAGGCCCCCCAccaccccctgctcccccacAGCCCTCAGGCtcgccctcctcctcctctagGCCCCGGCCCACCTCGATGCCCGAATCCCCTGTGAGCCGCCGGTGCCGCCCGGCGCATCCCCCTGGCACCACTCTGCTCCCCCCGCCCTCGCCCCCCTCGGTGTTGGAGCAGGGGTGACCCTCGGCCTCGCAGAAGTCCGGGGGCACTTGTTTGGGGGGGCCCCCGCGGGCCGGCGGCTCCTCGGGCAGGGGCAGGTCCCAGCTGGCGCCGGTGCCGGTGCTGCTGGAGCCGTAGTCACGGCCGGTACTTCCACCCCCGgggcccgggcccggctccGGGTCCGTCTCGTCGGTGCCCGGCGCCGAGAgcgaggagctgctgggggaggaggcGCAGGAGCAGCcgcaggagcaggagctgcagcctccgGAGGAGCCGGGGGACAGCGAGGGGCTCCCGGGGCTGTAGGGCGGCGGCGGCGTCCCGGGGCGCTGCGCCACTTCCTCGTACGCCGGGAGCTTGAAGgaggccagcagccctggggttGGGGGGGACAGGTGGGGTCAGGGGGGCACCGGCGACAAGGACAGGCACCGGGAAACCCCCTGAGAGGgtggagagggagggggagggcaCAGCTTGGCacggggcagagctggggggatggagctggggagcacagcccagggtgAGGCCGGGGATATGGGGCTGGGGGTGTACatggggggggggtctgtggggcaCGGACGGGGCATCCAGGACTTCGGGGGTGGCACACGGGTGGGAGGTGGCTCACTGAGATCCCCCATGGAGATGGTGGGGTATGAGGGGCCGGGGGCGACACGCGGCGTGCTGAGGGTCCCGGTTCACTGAGGTCCCCACCGCCCATGGAGGGGGGCGGTGCCGCCAGGGGCTGGGATTGGGGGGTACGGGGGAAATTCAGAAGCCCCTCACTCACGGAGGTCCCCCGAGGAGGGCGGGTAGTGGCAGGCACCGTGGTAGGCGATGAGGTTGATCTCacgctgccgctgctgctgctgcaggcgCAGCTTGGCCCGGCGGTGCCGGAACgcgcagcagcagctcagcaggatCAGGATGGTCCAGAGCAGCCAGAACCCTGCGGGAACGGGGCCGAggagcggggagggggggggtcaCCTTCACGTAGAACCCCCGTTCCCACGGGCGGTCCGGCCGCAGCCCCCAGAACCTCCCAGAACCCTCAGTCCctcccaggcactgctcagCTCTTCCGGAGCCCTCGGCCCGGACACAGCCCCTGACCTCCCCCGGGTCGCAGGACCCTCCCGGAGCCATCAGCCCGCCCAG contains:
- the MOGS gene encoding mannosyl-oligosaccharide glucosidase, translated to MAGERRRRGGDGPRERPRERLRDRDPKLRQQQKPPRGSGRGRTALALTAAAAALALCLAAAAAGWNRWSEASRLVTPHPAPPAVPPGSTGPLASPTYFWGTYRPHVYFGMKTRSPRAVVTGLMWLQHGGNLRHTCEQNDGVSRYGWLMHDGENFGVQEIRDEGLVLRTEFVKQPGGDHGGDWSWRVTVKTEGKGPAPLLSLFFYVATDRQGTLRPVLENGTRLAAVAGTAEELGDFTLTFLPPTGEGGEGPKYASYNFLAAGVPGLHRLTDLVRHSLRESSVFSPPGRPRRRFFGVSSTGGLPGEPPRGQLLLHQVTLEPPAVLEATLESGSAAGARRGRLAGPALSAALARHAAAFEQRFEDTFGLGARGASLPQRRFAQAALSEMLGGIGFFHGRSLLRSEHREEPVPGMESTLFTAVPSRSCFPRGFLWDEGFHLLLLGRWDPALARDILAHWLDLLNADGWIPREQILGEEARSRVPPEFVLQHSETANPPTLLLALERLLPDAPLPYLRRLFPRLRAWFEWLNRTQAGPEPFTFRWRGRDADPERFLNPKTLSSGLDDYPRASHPSAQERHLDLRCWMALGARALAALAERLGEPPAPYRDMAAALSDNDLLDRLHWAPELGAFADFGNHSEAVALRWHRPAAAPGRPPPAPLLRREVREAPRPRFVGALGYVSLFPLLLQLLRADSPRLPALLGSMRSEKQLWTPFGLRSLARDSPMYLRRNTEHDPPYWRGSVWVNINFLALRALRGYARAAGPHRERAAQLYRELRHNLVANVFRQYEATGFLWEHYRDSDGTGQGCHPFAGWSALVVLAMAEDY
- the WBP1 gene encoding WW domain-binding protein 1 — its product is MERPGSAEGAWAALLGRQHPQAREFCPGVNNRPYVCETGHCCGESGCCTYYYELWWFWLLWTILILLSCCCAFRHRRAKLRLQQQQRQREINLIAYHGACHYPPSSGDLRLLASFKLPAYEEVAQRPGTPPPPYSPGSPSLSPGSSGGCSSCSCGCSCASSPSSSSLSAPGTDETDPEPGPGPGGGSTGRDYGSSSTGTGASWDLPLPEEPPARGGPPKQVPPDFCEAEGHPCSNTEGGEGGGSRVVPGGCAGRHRRLTGDSGIEVGRGLEEEEGEPEGCGGAGGGGGPGSPVLPV